A DNA window from Mycobacterium sp. IDR2000157661 contains the following coding sequences:
- a CDS encoding MBL fold metallo-hydrolase, producing the protein MSGPIQRVVTHGTFELDGGSWEVDNNIWIVGDDSEVVVFDAAHDAGPIVNAVGGRHVVAVVCTHGHNDHVTVAPELGDALDAPVLLHPADDVLWRMTHPEKEFRTVSDGETLRVAGTELRALHTPGHSPGSVCWHAPELNAVFSGDTLFQGGPGATGRSYSDFPTILESISGRLGRLPGDTVVYTGHGDSTTIGDEIVNYDDWVARGH; encoded by the coding sequence GTGAGTGGACCCATTCAGCGCGTCGTCACCCACGGGACATTCGAACTCGACGGCGGCAGTTGGGAAGTCGACAACAACATCTGGATCGTCGGCGACGACTCCGAAGTGGTGGTGTTCGACGCCGCTCACGACGCGGGCCCGATCGTCAACGCGGTCGGCGGACGCCACGTCGTCGCGGTCGTGTGCACGCACGGCCACAACGACCACGTCACCGTCGCACCCGAGCTCGGTGACGCGCTCGACGCACCGGTGCTGTTGCATCCCGCCGACGACGTGCTCTGGCGGATGACGCACCCCGAGAAGGAGTTCCGCACCGTCTCCGACGGAGAAACGCTGCGCGTGGCGGGGACCGAATTGCGGGCGCTGCACACGCCGGGCCATTCGCCGGGCTCGGTGTGCTGGCATGCCCCCGAGCTCAACGCGGTGTTCAGCGGCGACACGCTGTTCCAGGGTGGGCCCGGCGCGACGGGTCGGTCCTACTCGGACTTCCCCACCATCCTCGAGTCGATCTCGGGCCGACTCGGCAGGCTGCCCGGCGACACGGTGGTCTACACCGGCCACGGCGACTCGACCACAATCGGCGACGAGATCGTCAACTACGACGACTGGGTCGCCCGCGGCCACTAG
- a CDS encoding S-(hydroxymethyl)mycothiol dehydrogenase, translating into MSQTVRGVISRKKGEPVEVVDVVVPDPGPGEVVVDVTACGVCHTDLTYREGGINDDFPFLLGHEAAGTVESVGAGVTSVEPGDFVILNWRAVCGQCRACKRGRPHLCFDTHNAAQKMTLTDGTELTPALGIGAFADKTLVHEGQATLVDSAADAAVAGLLGCGVMAGLGAAVNTGVVGRDDTVAVIGCGGVGDAAIAGARLVGARRIIAVDTDDRKLDWACDFGATHTVNSGGLTEEELVETIQDLTDGFGVDVVIDAVGRPETWKQAFYARDLAGTVVLVGVPTPDMTLEMPLIDFFSRGGSLKSSWYGDCLPERDFPTLIDLYLQGRLPLERFVTERIGIDGVEEAFHKMHGGDVLRSVVLL; encoded by the coding sequence ATGAGCCAAACGGTGCGCGGTGTGATCTCACGCAAGAAGGGCGAACCCGTCGAAGTCGTGGACGTCGTCGTCCCCGATCCCGGTCCCGGCGAGGTAGTGGTCGACGTGACCGCCTGCGGCGTCTGCCATACCGATCTGACCTACCGGGAAGGGGGCATCAACGACGACTTCCCGTTCCTGCTCGGACACGAGGCCGCGGGCACCGTCGAGTCCGTCGGTGCCGGTGTGACCAGCGTCGAACCGGGCGACTTCGTGATCCTGAACTGGCGCGCGGTGTGCGGTCAGTGCCGCGCGTGCAAGCGGGGGCGCCCGCATCTGTGCTTCGACACCCACAACGCGGCGCAGAAGATGACTCTGACCGACGGTACGGAGTTGACGCCCGCGCTGGGCATCGGCGCATTCGCCGATAAGACGCTGGTGCACGAGGGCCAAGCCACCTTGGTCGATTCGGCGGCCGACGCGGCGGTGGCCGGATTACTGGGCTGCGGGGTGATGGCAGGCTTGGGCGCCGCGGTCAACACCGGTGTGGTGGGGCGCGACGACACGGTCGCCGTGATCGGCTGCGGCGGGGTCGGCGACGCCGCGATCGCCGGGGCACGACTGGTCGGAGCCAGGCGCATCATCGCCGTGGACACCGACGACCGCAAGCTCGACTGGGCCTGCGACTTCGGCGCCACCCACACCGTCAACAGCGGCGGACTCACCGAGGAAGAATTGGTGGAGACGATTCAGGACCTCACCGACGGTTTCGGAGTCGACGTGGTCATCGACGCCGTCGGGCGCCCGGAGACCTGGAAACAGGCGTTCTACGCCCGCGACCTGGCGGGCACCGTTGTGCTGGTGGGCGTGCCGACACCGGATATGACGCTGGAGATGCCGCTGATCGACTTCTTTTCAAGGGGCGGGTCGCTGAAGTCGTCGTGGTACGGCGACTGCCTGCCCGAACGCGACTTCCCCACCCTCATCGACCTGTATCTGCAGGGCCGCCTGCCACTGGAGCGGTTCGTGACCGAGCGCATCGGCATCGACGGTGTCGAGGAGGCGTTCCACAAGATGCACGGCGGTGACGTGTTGCGATCGGTGGTGCTGTTGTGA
- a CDS encoding helix-turn-helix transcriptional regulator, translating into MITTRIDPHTELLLAARNAHVRRDWHASYEAFARAGEDTALNLDDLDAMAVAAWRLGHGKESLRVAERVFTQLARTDPPSAAMKAVDVALAWLTRGDMNIGQAWMNRARRLLDGAPEGTAHGYLAYLDAAVAVMNRDTGELNQRVGDLREMCGRLDSPALTALCHVAQGLEALLAGRLTEAYGLIDEAMLPVLADQVPLEWAGDIYCTVLHHCHRLADLPRMRAWTQSMERWCAQFAGSVTYGGVCDVHRLQVQAATDDLRLLEERLDTASRTLEGVNTWAAGEGYYQLGEVRRRRGDVEGAFAAYTRARTLGIEPQPGEALLRCRTGDSDTAWTDLRVALAGLDRLDRMWLLRGAVEVALARGDVDEAEAHCRELESGAEAFATPGFRAWAAHARGAVLVHRGRHEEAVGCLETALREYRTQQSRYDTAQVYEWLAQAHRGLGDQQTAAADVATAENIYGQLGVEPVEPCGATAAGGLTKREIDVLRRIAGGATNKQVAEQMCLSEKTVGRHLANVYAKLGVSSRTAALAWAHDNNLLQ; encoded by the coding sequence ATGATCACTACACGGATCGACCCCCATACCGAGCTGCTGCTGGCGGCCCGCAACGCGCATGTGCGCCGCGACTGGCACGCCTCCTACGAGGCGTTCGCGCGCGCGGGCGAGGACACCGCGCTGAACCTCGACGACCTCGACGCCATGGCGGTGGCGGCCTGGCGCCTCGGGCACGGCAAGGAATCGCTGCGCGTCGCCGAGCGGGTGTTCACCCAGCTCGCACGCACCGACCCGCCGTCGGCGGCGATGAAGGCCGTCGACGTCGCGCTGGCTTGGCTGACCCGCGGCGACATGAACATCGGACAGGCCTGGATGAACCGTGCCCGCCGGCTGCTCGACGGCGCGCCGGAAGGCACGGCGCACGGCTATCTGGCCTATCTCGACGCAGCCGTGGCGGTGATGAACAGGGACACCGGTGAGCTCAACCAGCGGGTCGGCGACCTGCGCGAGATGTGCGGGCGGCTCGACTCGCCCGCGCTGACCGCGCTCTGCCACGTCGCGCAAGGACTCGAAGCACTGTTGGCGGGCCGGCTGACCGAGGCCTACGGCTTGATCGACGAGGCGATGCTGCCGGTGCTCGCCGACCAGGTGCCCCTCGAGTGGGCCGGGGACATCTATTGCACGGTGCTGCACCACTGCCACCGGCTGGCCGACCTGCCCCGCATGCGGGCGTGGACCCAGTCGATGGAGCGTTGGTGCGCCCAGTTCGCGGGCTCGGTGACCTATGGCGGCGTCTGCGACGTGCACCGGTTGCAGGTGCAGGCCGCCACCGATGACCTGCGGCTGCTCGAGGAGCGACTCGACACCGCCAGCCGGACACTGGAAGGCGTCAACACCTGGGCCGCGGGAGAGGGCTACTACCAACTCGGCGAGGTGCGCAGGCGGCGCGGTGACGTCGAGGGCGCGTTCGCCGCCTACACCAGGGCGCGGACTCTGGGCATCGAACCACAGCCCGGCGAGGCGCTGTTGCGCTGTCGCACCGGGGACAGCGACACCGCGTGGACCGACCTGCGGGTCGCGCTGGCCGGGCTCGACCGGCTTGACCGGATGTGGTTGCTCCGCGGCGCGGTCGAGGTGGCCCTGGCGCGAGGCGACGTCGACGAGGCCGAAGCCCACTGCCGCGAACTCGAATCCGGGGCAGAAGCGTTCGCCACCCCGGGATTTCGCGCCTGGGCGGCGCACGCCCGCGGTGCGGTGCTTGTGCACCGGGGCCGGCACGAGGAAGCGGTCGGCTGCCTGGAGACGGCGTTACGCGAGTACCGCACCCAGCAATCGCGGTACGACACCGCGCAGGTCTACGAATGGCTGGCCCAGGCGCACCGGGGCCTCGGTGACCAGCAGACCGCCGCGGCCGACGTCGCCACCGCCGAGAACATCTACGGTCAACTCGGCGTCGAACCCGTCGAACCGTGTGGCGCGACCGCTGCCGGCGGTCTCACCAAGCGGGAGATCGACGTGCTGCGGCGGATCGCGGGCGGTGCCACCAACAAACAGGTCGCCGAGCAGATGTGCCTCAGCGAGAAGACGGTCGGGCGCCACCTGGCCAACGTCTACGCCAAGCTCGGCGTGTCCTCGCGGACCGCCGCGCTGGCCTGGGCCCACGACAACAACCTGTTGCAGTAG
- a CDS encoding class I SAM-dependent methyltransferase — MTTLSENPVTTTETTEDFAGRIVGAIDSASVAILLSIGHQTKLFDTMAALPPASSAQIADAAGLNERYVREWLGGLAAGGIVDYDPAAQTYSLPQHRAAVLTHAAGPDNLARVAQFIPLLAEVEQKVIECFHRGGGLSYSEYPRFHTLMAQESGEVFDAALIDVILPMAEDLPDRLRAGVDVADIGCGSGHAINLMAAAFPASRFTGIDFSDEGLATGRDEAARLGLTNATFVAKDVAQLDATETYDVITAFDAIHDQAQPARVLENIQRALRPGGVFLMVDIKASSNVEDNVGVPFASYLYTVSTMHCMSVSLAFDGDGLGTCWGKQLATSMLADAGFADVQVREIDTDPINFYYVARKSGA; from the coding sequence ATGACGACACTGAGTGAGAACCCCGTGACCACAACAGAGACCACCGAAGACTTCGCCGGACGCATCGTCGGCGCCATCGACAGCGCCAGCGTGGCGATCCTGCTGTCGATCGGGCATCAGACCAAGTTGTTCGACACCATGGCGGCGTTGCCGCCGGCCAGCAGCGCGCAGATCGCCGACGCCGCCGGGCTCAACGAGCGCTACGTACGCGAGTGGCTCGGCGGGCTGGCCGCAGGCGGCATCGTCGACTACGACCCTGCGGCTCAGACGTATTCGTTGCCGCAGCACCGAGCCGCGGTTCTCACCCACGCCGCCGGTCCGGACAACCTCGCCCGCGTCGCTCAGTTCATTCCGCTGCTGGCCGAGGTCGAGCAGAAGGTCATCGAGTGCTTCCACCGCGGCGGGGGGCTCTCCTACAGCGAATATCCGCGCTTCCATACGCTGATGGCCCAGGAGAGCGGCGAGGTCTTCGACGCGGCGTTGATCGACGTGATCCTCCCGATGGCCGAGGATCTGCCCGACCGCCTGCGTGCCGGCGTCGACGTCGCCGACATCGGTTGCGGCAGCGGCCATGCCATCAACCTGATGGCGGCCGCCTTCCCGGCCAGCCGGTTCACCGGCATCGACTTCTCCGACGAGGGGCTGGCCACCGGGCGCGACGAGGCGGCGCGCCTCGGCCTCACCAACGCGACCTTCGTGGCCAAGGACGTCGCCCAGCTCGATGCGACCGAAACCTACGACGTGATCACCGCTTTCGATGCGATTCACGACCAGGCCCAGCCGGCCCGCGTGTTGGAGAACATCCAACGGGCGCTTCGGCCGGGCGGGGTGTTCCTGATGGTCGATATCAAGGCGTCCAGCAATGTCGAGGACAACGTCGGCGTTCCGTTCGCGTCCTACCTGTACACGGTGTCGACGATGCACTGCATGAGCGTGTCGCTGGCGTTCGACGGCGACGGGCTGGGCACCTGCTGGGGCAAGCAGCTCGCCACGTCGATGCTGGCCGACGCCGGGTTCGCCGATGTGCAGGTCCGCGAGATCGACACCGACCCGATCAACTTCTACTACGTCGCGCGCAAGTCCGGGGCGTGA